The following are encoded in a window of Carya illinoinensis cultivar Pawnee chromosome 15, C.illinoinensisPawnee_v1, whole genome shotgun sequence genomic DNA:
- the LOC122297322 gene encoding cytokinin dehydrogenase 7: MIAYLERFVHGNDVESRQDDDDCSSLFNALDLQGNIDCPATGLAGKDFGGLYSSKPLALVRPSGADDVARVVKAAALSPSLTVAARGNGHSINGQAMADRGLVMDMRSMDDHFQVVRINDTAFVDVSGGALWEDVLERCVLGFGLAPRSWTDYLGLTVGGTLSNAGVSGQAFRYGPQTSNVAELEVVTGKGDIFVCSETENSQLFFGALGGLGQFGIITRARVLLQPAPDMVRWIRVVYTEFEDFTRDAEFLVTRREGDSFDYVEGFAFVNSDDPTNGWPSVPLDPNQAFDPTRIPQTAGSVIYCLEVAFHYRNNGHPSTVDRVVNRLLGRLGFDEHLKFEVDLSYMEFLLRVKRAEEHAKANGIWDAPHPWLNLFVSQSDIVDFDRHVFKNILKAGIGGPMLIYPLVRSMWDTRTSVVLPKDEIFYIIALLRFSPPDPKGPLAEKLVAQNHEIIQCCINKGFDFKLYLPHYKSQEEWKGHFGNQWTRFVERKAIFDPLAILAPGQKIFSRMIHHL; encoded by the exons ATGATTGCGTACCTGGAGCGTTTCGTACACGGGAACGACGTCGAGTCGAGGCAAGACGACGATGACTGTTCGAGCCTGTTTAACGCACTGGACCTCCAGGGCAATATCGATTGCCCTGCAACTGGATTAGCCGGTAAGGATTTTGGTGGCTTGTATTCCTCCAAACCATTGGCCTTAGTCAGACCTTCTGGAGCCGATGATGTGGCTAGGGTGGTTAAAGCGGCGGCGCTGTCACCGAGTCTGACGGTGGCTGCGAGGGGCAACGGCCATTCAATCAACGGCCAGGCGATGGCGGATCGTGGACTCGTCATGGACATGCGCTCCATGGACGACCATTTCCAAGTGGTAAGGATCAACGACACGGCCTTCGTTGATGTCTCCGGGGGGGCATTATGGGAAGATGTCTTGGAACGGTGCGTCTTGGGGTTCGGGCTAGCTCCCAGGTCGTGGACTGATTACCTGGGTTTAACGGTGGGCGGGACGTTATCCAACGCCGGCGTCAGTGGCCAGGCCTTCCGTTACGGTCCGCAAACTTCCAACGTTGCAGAATTGGAGGTCGTAACAGGCAAAGGCGATATTTTTGTTTGCTCGGAGACGGAAAACTCCCAGCTTTTCTTTGGGGCTCTCGGTGGTCTTGGTCAGTTCGGTATCATCACCAGAGCTAGGGTCTTGCTACAGCCAGCACCGGACATG GTGAGATGGATAAGGGTCGTGTATACCGAGTTTGAGGATTTCACCCGGGACGCCGAGTTTCTGGTGACTCGGAGAGAGGGCGACTCGTTTGATTACGTGGAGGGCTTCGCGTTCGTGAACAGTGACGACCCGACCAATGGCTGGCCCTCGGTGCCGTTGGACCCGAACCAGGCATTCGATCCGACTCGTATTCCTCAGACTGCCGGCTCCGTCATCTACTGTCTTGAAGTAGCTTTTCACTATCGAAACAATGGCCACCCCTCGACCGTTGATAGG GTTGTGAATAGATTGCTTGGACGGTTAGGATTTGACGAGCATTTAAAGTTTGAGGTAGACTTGAGTTACATGGAGTTTCTATTACGTGTGAAGCGTGCTGAGGAACATGCCAAGGCGAATGGAATCTGGGACGCGCCTCACCCTTGGTTGAACCTATTCGTATCACAGTCAGACATTGTTGATTTTGATCGCCACGTGTTCAAGAATATCCTTAAGGCAGGAATTGGTGGGCCCATGTTGATCTACCCTCTTGTGCGAAGCAT GTGGGATACTCGGACTTCTGTTGTGTTGCCAAAAGACGAGATCTTCTACATAATTGCATTGCTACGTTTCAGTCCTCCGGACCCAAAGGGGCCTTTAGCTGAAAAACTGGTAGCGCAGAACCACGAGATTATTCAGTGTTGCATTAACAAGGGCTTTGATTTCAAACTGTACCTCCCTCACTATAAATCTCAGGAGGAATGGAAGGGACATTTTGGGAACCAATGGACAAGATTTGTAGAAAGGAAGGCGATTTTTGATCCGTTGGCCATCCTTGCGCCTGGACAGAAAATCTTTTCGAGGATGATACATCACCTTTAG